From one Lotus japonicus ecotype B-129 chromosome 3, LjGifu_v1.2 genomic stretch:
- the LOC130709542 gene encoding probable glutathione S-transferase encodes MADEVVLLDFWPSTFGMRIRIALAEKGIKYEYKEEDLWNKSPLLLQMNPVHKKIPVLIHNGKPIAESLIAVQYIDEVWNDRSPLLPSDPYQRAQARFWADYVDKKIYEVGKNVWTKKGEEQEAAKKEFIDCLKLLEEQLGDKTYFGGDKLGFVDIALVPFYTWFKAYETFGNLNIESECPKFIAWAKRCLQKESVSKSLPDQDKVYNFIVEMRKKLGVE; translated from the exons ATGGCTGATGAGGTGGTTCTTCTTGATTTCTGGCCAAGTACATTTGGGATGAGGATTAGAATTGCACTTGCTGAAAAGGGTATCAAGTATGAGTACAAAGAAGAGGACTTGTGGAACAAGAGTCCTCTGCTCCTCCAAATGAACCCGGTTCACAAGAAGATTCCAGTTCTCATCCACAATGGTAAACCCATTGCTGAGTCTCTGATTGCTGTTCAGTACATTGATGAGGTCTGGAATGATCGATCTCCCTTGTTGCCTTCTGATCCTTACCAGAGAGCTCAAGCTAGATTCTGGGCTGATTATGTTGACAAGAAG ATATATGAAGTTGGAAAGAACGTTTGGACCAAAAAAGGTGAAGAACAAGAAGCTGCCAAGAAGGAATTCATAGATTGCCTGAAATTGTTGGAGGAACAGCTGGGAGACAAGACCTATTTTGGAGGAGACAAGCTTGGGTTTGTGGATATTGCACTTGTTCCATTCTACACTTGGTTTAAAGCCTATGAGACCTTTGGCAACCTCAACATAGAGAGTGAGTGCCCCAAGTTCATTGCTTGGGCCAAGAGATGCCTGCAGAAAGAGAGTGTTTCAAAGTCTCTTCCAGACCAAGACAAGGTCTACAACTTCATTGTAGAAATGAGAAAGAAGTTAGGGGTTGAGTAG